Within Ovis aries strain OAR_USU_Benz2616 breed Rambouillet chromosome 3, ARS-UI_Ramb_v3.0, whole genome shotgun sequence, the genomic segment cattttctttaaaagtagtTTTTTATATCATTCTTGGCACTGTTTCTAAAGAAAACTCCTTTAATCCCAAGCAAAAAAGCACAAGAGGTGGAGTTCGGCTTCAGGAGATGTAACTCAGATTCTCAGGCCTAGCAGAGAATCAACAAATTTATGGAGAGTTGCTAGTCGGGGGTTGATAGGAAGGAAATCCCTTCTGGTAAATTGTCAAGTGACAGGCTGGGGACAGCAGCTCAATCAGAGAGCAGCATCCTCTGCAGAAGCAAGCCATTCTTCCAGGTGGCATGCCACTCTAGGAACCACACGGCCTGCCAACACAACTGTCTCAAGGGGTACGGTGATGTGGTACACTGCGAACCAGCAGCCACTGGGTCAAACTGTATATACAAGGAAAGCCAAAAATGGTGTCCTATGGGCAATGAGTTTTCAATGGCTCCAGCCTCCTTAGGCTGAAGCTCTGTGGACAGCCAAAGCCACAACCACTCCCAAGGTTGCCTTCTCTTCTGGAAGCCACAACCACTCCCAAGGTTGCCTTCTCTTCTGGGCCAGCTGACTGTGGCAGCTCACGGGGAGCAGCTGGTGATCCCCATTAGTACTGCCCCCTACACTTGCAAACAGAAAGTTGCAGGAAATCAGAAGTTTGGTCACCCGGCCCCTGCCTACAGGCAGCTGCAGATTTCTAGAAACCAGTGAACAGACCAAAGCCTAAAAGTGCATCTGTAAAACGGACATTTATCAACTGCCCCAAATCTCTGGCCTGATACTACTTATTAGTGCTCAGGTGGGATAAGACAAAAATGCACCTAAGGACTGTTCCGAATGCTGCCTCCTGAGTCATCACAGCCAGTTCCCCTGGTCTGAACAAAGATGCCCTTAGTAGAGATTTTGCTCTCTCCTGCCTCAAGCCGGTCCTTATCTGGGTTTGTCTGGAGGATTAGTTACAATCACCCTAGAGGCACAACCATGCCCCTTCCTTATCCTTCCTGTCCTGGGATCCTTAATCATAGTCACCTAATAGAGGCCACTCAGTAATTAagatagtgattaaaaaaaaaaaaaaagacagacagtTTGGGAATTTTCCATATCTTGCCATACATAATCAGCCTTTCATAAAGGCCTGACAAGAATTTCCCTTTGTACTGAAATCCTCCCACCCCCATGGAAGGaaagcaggcagattccctgAGGATCAGATAAGAGATTGGGAAGGGAACACACACAAATCCACATTCCTTTTGTGATAGCAAGGCAGAAAGGTGTGTTTGCCAGACCAGCGGAGACTTGGGCAGCTCAGAGGAAGCTCAGCATCCACCAGAAGAGGCTTTCTGTTTTCCTTGTAGGGGCTGACAGCTCAGATACAATGAGCCCAAGTAACAATGGGACCAGCAGTCTTTCCAGTGGAAAACACACTGCCTAGTCCCATAGGAACTGTGTAGAAACCAAACAACGCTGAGGATGGAAAGGCCGAGGCGTCTTTACCAAACAGTCCCGGTCCACTTGGTGAAGCTCGGCCGGAGAGCGGACTCTTGGAGCTTGCCTCTGCTGCAGACCCTGCTCCTTATCACGGTGGGCTGGCTGCTTGAGCAGAGTAAGAAGCCAGGGGTGGAGGCTGACAGAAAACGGGGGCGGGGAAAAACCCCAGGAATAAGAAGCCAAACTCCAAACTATATTCTGCTAATCAGTTTTTTGgatcaaaaaattcaaaatagagaAAACCACAAAGTACAAAAGCTTTTCTGATGCTTTTCATTATCACAGAACACGCCACCTGTAATGTGTGCAAAGAGGAAATGAGGGGCGGAGGGAGAGGAAGTCAAATTGGGGAAAGCTGGATGGCTGcttcacttcttcttcttcttatcctagaaatggaggaaaatgacCCAATTAACTTCTGGTGTTGACAGTTAAGCTAAACTCTTGAGTGAGCCAACAGCTGACTGCCTTTGATTAGGTACAGTAAAAAGGACGGAGAGAAGCTACTTTGGTGTAGGAGAAGCTAAAGCTTAACCGTCTTCCGCTGGCAGTCCCCCAAACTGCCAGACTTGACAAGAATAAAGACTACGCGCTTGCTCCCGCTTCTATCCAATGTGAAGCTAGGTGCACTGCCTGACTACTCCTGGCTATTCGCTGCGGTGACAGCTCAGATCCCAACCACCAAAAGCTGCAGACTGgcagtctatcctaaaagaacTAAACGAGAGGCCAAGACCAACTTTCCATTAGGCCTGAGACGGAAACATAAATCCTGGGCATAAACCAACATTCAAAATAATCCAGTCCAGCCAAACTCTTCACTGCACTGGGGAGGCCCGCTTCGTGCTCAGCCCATTCGTGGCACAGATGAGACAAATCCTATCCAGTCGCCAGCATCCGCCACTGCTGCCTGTCACTTTCTCCATTTAAGTTCTGTAAAGGAAGGCTTGTGCTTTCAGTTGTTCCCCTACTACTGGAGTGGACAATGTTTGCCCCTCGCTAACCCTACAGAGAATACctcacttgggaaaaaaaaattagaccaaCAAATGTATACACCTGGCctatttctgaaataaagataaaaaaagcTGGCTGTCAATATTATCCAAATCCTCTAGGTTATGTCTTTTTGAGTTAAAGCTATCTTTACAACCTTTAAATTCTTCATATATACTAACTGTTTCTTGCTGAAGCTCTTTTCCTTCTGATACTAATCTTGGAGAGacattttctgaaaacaaaaacaaaaacaaaaaaacaccagaaTTGTCTTTACTTGTTCCTTTTTATCCAACAGCTAAAGACTTCTAGTTTAACTCATTCACTGGCCTGCCTTACAAGTACCCTGGACCCACACACAGTGTAAGCAAGTTCTCAGGTTTGAAGGACACACAGATGCTGAGGGCTCAGGAGCCAGTCTTTCCTCTTTGGGTGGTGCTAACCTTCTCATTCATAGCCAAGATCATCATGAGCTTTCTGAAGAGAGTTACGAAATCTAAGAAGAGGTCAATGCAGTGCCTGAAAGAGAAGAACCAGGTTATAAACTGCACTTTCCACTTGTTTTTATCCACAAGCCCACATAGGTGCAGGACATAAAAACCTCACCCCAACCCCAAGAGTCAACCTCACCAGCACCCTACCACCAACGAAGTAAACCTCTATTGTCTGAGACCCTCTTTAACTCCATAAAGCCATGGAGCacagaaaaaagaacatttaGACTGTAAAGGCTTAAGTCTGAACCCTGAACAACCTAGTTGAGACTATGAGaggattacattaaaaaaaaattatatacatatcttTTTCTCACTGTTAATGGTTTAAAGACTACAACAGTATAAAGAGTAAAACGTGGAAGATTCCTCTCCCTCTTGTCTGCCTAGAGGTAACCACTATTCAAAGTAAGGATAATTAAATACCTATCAATAgtccaacttttaaaaatctgatgtCTTTCAGGAACTGAGAAAGACAATGCTTTCTGATGCACAGTTCCAAAACCCTGGATATTCCATCATGTATACCCCTGTAGGTTGGCCACGTAAGTCAGCCAGTGCCACCCGGTCCACTCTTATTCCTACCAATGTGCAGAGAGAGGTGAGTCAGACAAAAGATCATCCCAGAGACTCAGGAAAGAGCCGCTGAAGGGTAGCCTCCTCCTCCATACTTATTAAAGACCACTTTCACACTCACCAGATATAATCTTTATCTCCATTTTCAGCCTTTTCAATAATGAGTTGAGTATCAAAAAGGACAAAGCCACACATGACCACCAGCCCCATGTACAGGTTTGCCTGGCAAAGGAAGAATGAGACGTTACCAAGCAGCAGACATCGCAGAGAAACAGTCATACCTCTCTCTGGACTTTGGTCACTTCAAAGCACATCAAACACTGACCCTACAGACATCAACATTCATGGAACTTGAAGCCCACAATGAAGACCATATTACCTTCCCAAGCAcaattctgcatttatttttttttaggtcaCTGAAAGAGCTTCAATCATTTTAACAAGAAGCCACTGCTggactggttttagaaaaatgaCTTCTGAGCAAACCATCATCTCTACTGCAATGCCCAACCCCTGTTCAGTCTGTACTTTGACCTGCAGCAGAAGGTTCCACTCTGGAAGGGTGAGTGGGGAGGCTTCAAGAACACTGCCCCATGAAGATGAGTTTTGGAGGATTCCTAGCCTATCCTGGTTTTAGGAGATTAAACAcgaaaaagaaacacaaggtaAATGGGGACTGGAAAGTTATAAGCAAATCTCACCTGGAAAAGCCAAACAGATCCGAAGAAAAGGTTCCCCAGGGAAGACAAGAGCATCAGGCTCATGGCCGACATCAAGATACCTAGAAGGGAAGACAAAAAGCCACCTTGAGAAAAGCTAACACAAAGTTCAGCAATCTCATTAAAGccattctttactgtctcccCAAAAACAAAGGGTTTCATTCTCAACCCAACAGTTACAagctggagggagggaaagggtcCTAGGAAGAATTTTGGCTAAAGCAAAGATCCTCTTCCTGTTTTCCAGCCCATACATACCTCCTAGAAAGAGGTAGCTACGGCGCCTGGCATAGAGTGCACTCAGGGTGAAGCAGGTGAAGATCATTGCTGTGCCCATGAAGGCAGTGGGAAGGATGCTGTTAAAGGAAAAGGGCATTATATCAAGGGCTACAGGTATATAACCTTTGTTTAGAAGGTATCGTCATTAAGGTAGAAAGAGCTAAGACACTACTAACATAGTTACCTGGGATTGATGGCAATGCACAAGTCCAGAGCAGGGCCCAGGCCAACTCCTAGGAAACAAAAAGCCCCAGAACGTAACATAAACACCAATTCTTGAAGGATTAATCAATAGCATGGGCATGCCTACAGTCCTAGAAAACAAAACATGTGGACTAAGATAATTCAGTCTCCCTCCCTTCCATCCTCAACTGTTTTCCAGAGAACATATACTTGACTAAGTTATTTATGGACAGAGCTGCAAAACCAAGTCCTTGGCTGAAAATCATGGATGACCCAGGAGGAACAGAGATTAGGAGAAATGAAGTAGGCATTTCAAACATTGTCAAGCTAAACTGTAAGGCTGAAAAACTCTGAAGAGCAGTGATGTGAGACTGTAATGTGGGCCAGATCAGGAATCAGAATATAAGGAAAGGATGAAGAGCAAAGTGGTGAAAAGTGGCCAACAACCTGTAGTCAGGCAGACTGATTCCCTGTGTGGCAGAAAAGGCCAGACCAGTTCTGCAGGTTGACACTTGCCAGCAGGAGGGAAACCTGTCCCAGCTCCAATACTTCCTCTACTCTGGCCatgccccctcctcctgctcatCCCACCTCTTAACACTTTCAAAAACCAGCTTTTCCTGATCTAAAAATCTAATCTCTAAATCCCTTTCTACACTTTCTTCAACACTGTACAGATTAGACACACTCAGAACAAGTTGTATTAACTCAAATGTTGCTCTGCAAGTATTTTTACTATGTAGCTTGAACTGTTTTCCTTAGTGATTATTCTAGAAGAGCTGTGCTTGTACTTTTCTTGAGAATCAGCAAAGTGCCCTGTAGGATGAATCTTGACGTACGGCTTTAATGAACTGTCTGCAAGATTCAGAACAGACGCTCCTACGAAAGTTGCCAGCGTTGAGTCCTTAATTAATTAAGTCAGATTCTCGGGCCGCTGTTTAGTCCTATGTCCGCTGTTAACAAGTCATGCTACCTAAGCTCTTAAACTTCATTCATTCAAGCACACAAATGCTTATTTTTGGATACAGAAGTAGAAGTCACAGTCACGAGTCACAAACAGCTTATCCTCTGGATGGGGGAGCAAGATACAGTTATATGAAATAAGAAAGTAATACAAGATAGAAAAATACAGTGTGCCAGTTGGGATGCATCAGAATACATACATTATTTTGAGCCTTGGTCTAAAGAGATACTAAAATACAGTGTTGCTCCCTCAAAATCAGAGCCATCCCAAACATACCTGTAAGGAAAGCAAATCCAGCCAGAAGTCCCAGTCTTTTTTGCTCAGTTTCATGGCTGTGAGGTGTTGCCATCAGCCAAATCATCAACCCCAAAGAGCCCAAGGCGGAGAGCAGGCCAGCCTGTCAGATCCAGAGTCAATAATTCAATAATTAAATACTTGAAACTATCAAATTTATCTTGCAGGAGACTTTATTGGGTTAAAATATTCACCTGAACATCCTAATATTTGATCCTAACCTGGAGGCAGTGGAAAAGGcagtgaaggcagaggagaaaaaccAAAAGCCTGTGGGACAGGGTTAGGACCATGATGGATGCTAGAGGCAGTCCATCCACTATAACTACCCAAGTCAAATTGAGTCTTGcccaagaaatagaaaagatgaaTCAAAATGACAGGTGCTTAAAGAACATTTCAATCTGCGGAATAAGTAGGAATGACTTCTTTGTAATCcctttaaaacatacacacacaaatgtacatagagagagagacaagaactGAATGACTGTGTACCCCCCAAAACTCATGTTTAAATCCCAATCCCCAATgtaatggtatttggaggtggagtCTTCAGAAAGTGATTAGGTCATAAGTGTGGCGCTTTTGTGAAGGGAGATTAATGATCTTATAAAAGATTCCAGAGAGCTCCTTTGCCCCTTCTACTATGTGGGGACACAGAAGGTGGCTGCTTACACAGGAAGCCAGCCCTCACCACACAACACATCTGCCAGTGTTTTGATCGTGGAATTTCCAAACTGTGAGAGATGCttcttgtttaagccacccaatttatggtattctgttatagcagcaaGGATGAACTGAGACAGAATAAGAACCAAAATGGTAAGAGTTATTTTAGGGTGATGGGATTACAGggttttctatttccttcttgtAACGAATCTGTTTTCTAAATTCTCTATGGTGAACATGCAttagttcaagaaaaaaaaaaataataaagcaaatggGAAAGTAACAggcaatagaaacagaaaaaaatcattaaagatgTATGCAGACACCGAAgttccttccttcttttaaagGTAGAGTCGATCCTCAGTGTTCACAGTAGTTATGTTCTACACAGTCACTGTGAGCAATGAATCAGTGATACCCAGCAAATGCTCCTGGAGGAAATGAAGGTTTAAGTTCTTTCAAGCACCTTGTCAATGTTTTTATCAACTGGCCTGAATAAAATACAAAACCTTACTGAATGTGTGTTTTCTGGTTAAAGACACTAGGGTATGTAGTATTGACCCTTTAACACAACTCGTGCTCAGTAGCACTGTAATTCATGCCTGAACGAAGTTTATCTAACGCACGTATTTTCTCTAGAAGGCACATCACAGTATTGCATTGAGCAATACCAGACATTTGAGCGTTATGCTTGGGGCCATTTTAAACATCAAAATCAccaatgaaaatgataaaaatgccAAAAATGTGGACTAAATAGACCATAAAAAGGACACTTGTTGACACTATGAGAGCTTGAAAGGAGGCAGTGTTGCTTTGCTCAACCTCAGCTGGAACATGGTGCAGTGGACAACTTGAATTTTTTGCCACTCTGTGTATGGCTGCAGAAGTCCACAAAAGCACCACAAAGGCTGATTTCAGAGTTACAAATGAATCTTGGCAAGTAGGTGAATTCACAAATATGGACTCCACAAATAATGAGGATGACTGCGTCTCACTGAAAAAAGCCAACACGACCAGAAGCCAAAAGGGCCACTGTTGCCTAAAAGGCACAATGTTTTGGTCTCAACTCGAAGGATCAAAGCTCTCTTTGAGTGTCCAAAGTAATTTTTCACACAGCTTCTGCCAGGAGATGCCTGAGCATAGGGGTGTCTGAGCATGCCACTCCCCAGCTGTGGCAAACGCCAACACAAGTACATCTCCATATTTACACTAAAAAGGACAACTCTCAAAGGGACCAGTCTTGGTTAGCGAGCCTCAAACTTTCTGGTTATTCCTCAACTGTTCCTTTTATTGATGCCAAACTCAAACTTTCcctaaacaaaggaaaatgagttGTACCATAGAATAAAATGGACCAAGTCCTTAAAGGTCTCAACCCTGTCTCTCCTGGAAATTAAACATACAATCAGTGTTTTGTATCTAAGTACTCCACAGTCATTCAGGCAAAAAGAGGAAGAACGGAAGAATAGATAAAAAGGCCACTGTGCAAAGTCACCCCAGCATGCACGTCAAGTCTCTACTCAGTGGGTGGGGGCCTCGTACGTCAGCAGCTCAGCATTCAGTGTCAGGGTCAAGACATCCTGTGTTCAGTATCTAGAGAGGGCATAACTGCCAGAAAAAGTAAATGGCTCTGCATGTCCTGATTTATGACTGGTtttggctgggcttccctgatagctcagttagtaagaCAGACCCCTATTCgattcctagattgggaagatccactggag encodes:
- the TMBIM6 gene encoding bax inhibitor 1 isoform X2, producing MNIFDRKINFDALFKFSHITPSTQQHLKKVYASFALCMFVAAAGAYVHVVTHFIQAGLLSALGSLGLMIWLMATPHSHETEQKRLGLLAGFAFLTGVGLGPALDLCIAINPSILPTAFMGTAMIFTCFTLSALYARRRSYLFLGGILMSAMSLMLLSSLGNLFFGSVWLFQANLYMGLVVMCGFVLFDTQLIIEKAENGDKDYIWHCIDLFLDFVTLFRKLMMILAMNEKDKKKKK
- the TMBIM6 gene encoding bax inhibitor 1 isoform X1 gives rise to the protein MNIFDRKINFDALFKFSHITPSTQQHLKKVYASFALCMFVAAAGAYVHVVTHFIQAGLLSALGSLGLMIWLMATPHSHETEQKRLGLLAGFAFLTGVGLGPALDLCIAINPSILPTAFMGTAMIFTCFTLSALYARRRSYLFLGGILMSAMSLMLLSSLGNLFFGSVWLFQANLYMGLVVMCGFVLFDTQLIIEKAENGDKDYIWHCIDLFLDFVTLFRKLMMILAMNEKVSTTQRGKTGS